The Sulfurihydrogenibium sp. DNA window TTACAGCTTCCTAACAGTTTAACTAAACAACAATTTGATACAGACCCATCTAAGCAATATAAAGAAAATGTATGGATAAATAATGGAAGGTACAGCGAGATTTATTTCTTTAATACGAAATATCAAAATCAGCTAACAGATAGCTTTACAATTAAACCAATATTTTACATTCAAAAGTGGAGTCATTACCACCCTGTAACAGGCTTCATAAACGATGGCGGTGCTAAGGTTTTTGGTACTGATTTTATAACAGAGCTTAAACATTCATTGTTTGGCATCAGCTCAACATTAATCTCTGGCTTTCAAATTCAACATGACAAATATGATGCAGATAAATATACTTATGGAAATGTTATGTGTTCAACTGGACCATGTAATCCAAGACCAAATATAGATGTGATAAAATATACACTTTCCGACCAAAAAGGAAGATTGGCGGAAACAAATCATAACAAAATTCTTAAATACGGATTTTACGCTCAAGAAACGCTTAAACCCACAAAAAATCTCCTAATCGATATTGGACTTAGATGGGATGCTGTTAAATTTGACCTAAATCAACAAAACTATATTGATTATAACTACTCACTAACTAACGCAAGATATATAACCTCTAACAGTAATACACAAATTAACAGAACGTTTAGATTTATAAGCCCAAAGATAGGGTTTAGCTATGCAGTAGCACCTACAACGAATATTTATGCATCTTTTAGTGCAGGATTCCAGACACCTCAGTGGAGTCAGCTAACTGTAAATCCGAATTTAAAAAATACAAAAGCTTACCAGTATGAAATTGGAACAAAGACAGTTAAGTCAGACGAATACAGCTTTAACACGGCGTTCTTCTTTATAGACTCAAGAGACGAGATAACACAAGTTTTAGATGGGTCAAGGACGTCTTTTGCAAATGCTGGTAAAGTTAATAAAAAAGGCGTTGAAGTAGACGGAAGGTTTAAAGTATACGATGGTTTGTATATAGGGGGGTCCTATACATATAGCGATTTTATTTATAAAGAATATATAGAAGTTAAAAGAGTTGGTTCAAGCTTTCGTGCATATGATAGAAGCAATAATAGAATGGAGTATATTCCAAAGCATAAATACACGTTGTATGCTTATTACTTCCATCCATCTGGATTTAAAGCAAAGATAGACACTAACACATGGGGTCAGTACTACACAAATGCAGCAAATACAGGAAAATACAAAGGTTATGAGTTTTTGACGAATCTGTTTTTAGGCTATGAAAAGAAAAATTTAGAGCTTGGCTTTAGTGTTTACAACTTAACAGATAAAAAATATGCAGTTGAAGTTAAAGAAGATTCATCTACTCCATATGTTCCTGGTGCACCAAGAACTTGGTTTGTCTATGGTAGTTATAAATTCTAACAACATTTTGGAGGTGTGGTGATATGCAAGAGGTAAGAGTTGAATTAAAAGATTTTAGAAAAGAAAGAAGAAACATATTTGACATTCCTGCTGCTGGCAGTATATTAAGAAATATTAACTTTTTAAACGGTGTTAGGTTATTCTTACTTTTTTTAGTCATCTATGCAATCGTTTATGGCTTTATTAATCCTACCAAAGAAAACTTATTTACAACCGGTCTTTTTTGGGGTCTATTTTGGCCATTTTTCATGATTATCACACTTCCAACCGTTGGAAGGTTCTTTTGCACCGTTTGTCCTCATGGATTTTTAGTTAGATTTTTTACTAAGATAGGATTAAACAAAAACCTTCCAGTTAAACTGAAAAATCCTCTAATCGGTCTATTTGTACTGATTTTGGTTTATTGGTTTGTAGTATATACATTCCCATCTGTTTACAATAACCCACTTCCGACAGCTTTACTTTTCTTAGGCTTTACAATCTTAGCTATTACTGTATCGTTTGTATTTAGAAATGGTGTTTATTGTAAATATTTTTGTCCAATAGGCTCTATTTGTACATCTTTTAATAGAGTTGGCTTTACATGGCTCTCTACCAACCATGAAGACTGCTTAAAGTGTAAAAAGCCTGACTGTGCGATAGCTTGTCCGTATAAATTTAACCCATCCAAGTTTGACAGCAAAAACTCAATGGAAGAATGTACTCTCTGCATGGAATGTGCAAACGCTTGTAGCTCGGTAAGATGGGAGATTAGAAAATGGGGTCATTCTCTGTATGAAAAAATACCAAAACCTCAAAGCTTTGAAGTTTGGACTTACATCTTAATAATCGGCGTGATAACAATTACGATGAAGTTTCATCATGGCTTGTCAAGAACAGGACTTTCTGACTCTTTACCTTGGACAATAATCGGTAAATATTTAGACAGTATCTTTCATTTTCCAAAAGGCGTTGATATAGTTGGTTTTGTTGCTCTGTTGATGGGTATCGGGTCGGCTTTGCTCTTTAGTGCAGTTGGATTTTATATAGCATCAAAAATTTTAAACACTGATTATACGAACTTATTTAACAACATAGGTTATGCTTTTGCTCCAATCATGATTGTTGGGGGATTGTCTCATGCACTCTCATTTTTCTTCTTTGATTACTATCCACACTTTGTAAATGGAATATCCCAAGCGTTTTTTCTAAACATAACTGTAGAACCTCTTGCTTCAAGGTCAGACCCATGGCTAAGAGTCTTTACAATCTTTAACTACATAGCTGGCTTTTGGAGTTTATACTTGGTTCATAAAAGAATGTCTCTGTTTGGTTTTAATTTGCATCCAAAATACAAGTTAGCATTCTTATTTGTTTCCGCACTCCCGATATTTTATATTCTACTAAGTGTATTTCAGCAGTACGCATTTATGGCTTATCCGCCAACTTTCCACCATCACCATCACCATTGATGGTATAATTGATTTATAATTCTCAATAAGGAGAAGTAAATGAGTATTACAGAAATAGTTTTAAAGCTTGCCTTAATCGGTGGAGACCCTGTTCTTTATATCTTGCTTATCATGAGCATTATTAACTTTGCGATAATCATTGAGAGATTTATCACTTACAAAACGATAGAAAAAAACTTAACAAAGTTTGAACCGTTAGAGTTAAAAATATCCTTAGAAAAAAGACTTGGAATTTTAGCAACTTTTGGAAACAACGCACCGTTTATAGGCTTGTTTGGAACAGTTTTAGGAATAATAAAAGCATTTCATAGCCTTTCAACCTCAACAGAGTTTGGAGTTAGAGTTGTAATGGCAGGAATATCAGAAGCATTAGTAGCAACCGCAATGGGTCTTTTTGTAGCAATTCCTGCTGTTATAGCTTACAACTACTTTGTAAGAAAGGCAAAATTTTTAATGATGGTCTACGAAGAGTCTAAAAAGTAAGGAGCTAAAGATGAAGCTTATTGACGAAAATGAAAAAGAAATATCTGAAATAAACATGATTCCTTTGGTAGATATAGTCTTAGTTATCTTAATCATTTTTATGGCAACTGCTACATTTATGGTAGAAGGAAAGATTCCTCTTGACCTTCCAAAAGCAAAAACAGGAGAACCTGCAAAATCTACACAAAAAAGAATAGAAATAACAATCAAAAAAGATGGCATATATTTTGAAGGGCAAAAAGTAAACCCGGAAGAGCTTAAGCAAAAACTTCAAGCAGTTAAAACAGATGAAAATCAAGTAGTTGCTTTAAGGTCAGAAAAGGATGTAATTTTTCAAGATGTTGTAACAGTTATAGATGTTTGTAGACAGGTAGGATTAGAAAAGTACATCATAGAGACAAAAAAAGAATAGTATGAACTTTAAGAAAGAAAAACTCTTAGTTATTTCCTTAGTATTATCTTTGTTAATCCATGTACTGCTCTTTAGCTCATTTTTCCTGCTCAAACCCAAGCCAAAAGAAGAAAAAGAAAAAATAATTACAGTAAGTCTTGATGAAGACTTTAAAAAAGAGTTTAAACCACAGGTAGAAGAGAAAAAGATAATACAGAAAAATGAAGCATTAGCGCAATCTAAACCTTTACCAAAGATAGAAGAAAAAAAGATAGCGCAACAAAAAGAAACATTGCCACCACCACAACCTGCACTAAAGCCACAGCCAGAAAAACCTGAACCTATTATCAAACCAGAATCAGAAACACCAAAACAAGAAGCTCAAAAACCGCAAGAAAAACAAAACACTCAGCAACCTACACAGCAAAATCCGCCACAAACTCAATCAACTCAACAAACACAACCTACCCCAGCACAGACACCAAAAACAGAATCAACACCGATAGACTTATCAAAAGGAAGACCAGACCAATTTAAACAACCGGAGAAAAAGGAAGAAGATATAGACGGCTATCTTAAAGAATTGATAAGATATCTAAATCAACAGGCAAGAGAGAGAGATTTATATCCACCAATTGCTAAAAGGTTAAAGATAGAAGGTCAAGTAATTATAAGGGTAACTATAAATGAAGATGGAACAATAGACGAAAACTCTATAAAAATAGTAGAATCAAGCGGATATAACATTCTTGACAAAGGAGCCATTGAGATTTTAAAGAAATTACAACCATACAAAAAACCGCCAAAGAGAATAACAGTAGAAATTCCGATAGTATTTCAGATTATTTATATGTAGCTTATTGCAAACATCTGTTTAATGGATTATAATTTATGAAATATTTAGGATTATCTTAGAGGTAAATATTGACTTACGAAGCTTTTTCAAGAAAGTACAGACCAAAATCTTTTAAAGAAGTAATAGGTCAGGAGCATGTTGTTAAGACTTTAAAAAATGCTGTAAAGCTTGATAGGGTATCCCATGCTTACATCTTTTCTGGACCAAGAGGCGTTGGAAAAACAACCATAGCAAGAATCCTTGCGAAGGTCTTAAACTGTAAAAACCCGGTAGATTATGAACCTTGCAATCAGTGTGAAAACTGTATTGAAGTAGACAAAGGCTCTTTTCCGGACATGTATGAAATTGACGCAGCATCTAACAGAGGTATAGATGATATAAGAATGATTCGTGATAACGTTGGATACCAGCCAATAAAAGGAAAATACAAAGTATATATAATAGATGAAGCACATATGCTTACAAAAGAAGCATTTAACGCCCTTTTAAAAACCTTAGAAGAACCGCCACCAAGAAACATTTTTATCTTAGCAACAACAGAACTCTACAAAATACCAGAAACCATAAAATCAAGATGTCAAACATTTATATTTAAGCCACCAACAAAAGAGCAGATAAAAAACTATCTTTTGAGAATATTAAACAATGAAAAAATTCCATATGAAGAAGATGCAGTAGAACTATTAGCCCAAGAGCTTGAAGGTGGTATGAGAGATTCGGCAAGTCTTTTAGACCAAGCAGTAACTTATGCAGAAGGAAAGCTTACAAGAAAAGATGTAGAAGAAATTCTTGGAATAGTTCCATACAGCTATGTACAAAAGTTTTTAAGAAACATTAAAGAGTTAAAAGTTGATGAAAACATAAAATTGATTGATACACTTGAAGATGAAGGATATGATATAAACGTATTTTGGAAACAGCTTTTAGAAGCCATCCACAAAACACTTATAGACTTAGCACTTGATAAAGAAGATGAAATTTTCTCAAAAGAAGACTTAAAATCTCTTATTTATTTAAAAACCATTTTCACAAAAGCATACTCAGAAGCAAGAACATTTTTTGACCCAAAACAGATTTATCATCTAACAATTTTAAAAACGTTGTATTTAGACAGCATCAAAAAAATAGAACAGCTTTTTGCTGAAGGCGTTCAAGTTGTCCCTAAAAAAGAGCCTGAAGTAGTAAGACAAGAAATTAAACCGCAAGAAAAACAAGAAACTAAACACCAAGAAGAGACAAAGCCAAAAGAAGAGCAAAAACAGGATTTAAACAAAATCATTAGTCAGATTATAAAAAATGAAAAAGTCATAGCAGTAATAATGAAAAACGCAGAAATTAAAGAAGATGAAAATGCAGTTTACATAAAAGTTAAATCAAAAAGCGAAGAAGACGTTTTAAGAGACAATATGAGCATTTTAACTAAATACTTCAGCAGAGAAATATTTATATCATCTCCGGAAGAAAAAAAAAGTAAAGTTAAAGAATCTAAAAAAGATGAGGCAGTAGAAAAGGTTTTAGAGCTTTTCCCTGGTTCAAAAATAATCACTTACAAAAAGGAGGATGACAATGTTTAACTTTGGAGATTTGGCTGAGTTAATGAAACAAATACAGAGTATAAAAGAAAATGCAGAAAAAACAAAGGAAGAGCTTAAAAATGAAAAAATAGTCGTTGAAGTTGGCGGAGGAATGGTAAAGGTTGTATCGGATGGTCTTGGAACAGTGTTAGATTTAGAAATAGATAAATCACTTCTTAATGAAAATGAATACCCAGTCTTAAAAGATTTGCTTATCGCGGCTATAAATGAAGTATCAGAAAAGTCTAAGGAAGCTATAGCAGATAAAATTTCTAAGGCAACAGGTCTTCCTATGAATATGTCTAAATTTGGTGGTATGTTTTGAATTTAGTTCCAGAGAGTATTCAGCAGGTTATATCGGAAATATCGAGACTGCCAGGTTA harbors:
- a CDS encoding TonB-dependent receptor — protein: MRKSLFVAGILSLNLLAQAEEVLKLDKVQFTATKSEREEKETPASTATITKEELKFERGFNLSESLSEVSGVNAETKNGGYDVRLIIRGGGLNAPYGIRQINVLLDGVPITDPDGLTRLDFVNPQLIDQIEIVKGPSSTLYGANAIGGVVNFITKPVWTVQGLKLKAGFGNNNTQLYNLLYGNNYKGKLFYYVDITRRSTDSWREWNEFKSTQASFKIGYLFDDKSSIETYFNYSKADLQLPNSLTKQQFDTDPSKQYKENVWINNGRYSEIYFFNTKYQNQLTDSFTIKPIFYIQKWSHYHPVTGFINDGGAKVFGTDFITELKHSLFGISSTLISGFQIQHDKYDADKYTYGNVMCSTGPCNPRPNIDVIKYTLSDQKGRLAETNHNKILKYGFYAQETLKPTKNLLIDIGLRWDAVKFDLNQQNYIDYNYSLTNARYITSNSNTQINRTFRFISPKIGFSYAVAPTTNIYASFSAGFQTPQWSQLTVNPNLKNTKAYQYEIGTKTVKSDEYSFNTAFFFIDSRDEITQVLDGSRTSFANAGKVNKKGVEVDGRFKVYDGLYIGGSYTYSDFIYKEYIEVKRVGSSFRAYDRSNNRMEYIPKHKYTLYAYYFHPSGFKAKIDTNTWGQYYTNAANTGKYKGYEFLTNLFLGYEKKNLELGFSVYNLTDKKYAVEVKEDSSTPYVPGAPRTWFVYGSYKF
- a CDS encoding 4Fe-4S binding protein, which translates into the protein MQEVRVELKDFRKERRNIFDIPAAGSILRNINFLNGVRLFLLFLVIYAIVYGFINPTKENLFTTGLFWGLFWPFFMIITLPTVGRFFCTVCPHGFLVRFFTKIGLNKNLPVKLKNPLIGLFVLILVYWFVVYTFPSVYNNPLPTALLFLGFTILAITVSFVFRNGVYCKYFCPIGSICTSFNRVGFTWLSTNHEDCLKCKKPDCAIACPYKFNPSKFDSKNSMEECTLCMECANACSSVRWEIRKWGHSLYEKIPKPQSFEVWTYILIIGVITITMKFHHGLSRTGLSDSLPWTIIGKYLDSIFHFPKGVDIVGFVALLMGIGSALLFSAVGFYIASKILNTDYTNLFNNIGYAFAPIMIVGGLSHALSFFFFDYYPHFVNGISQAFFLNITVEPLASRSDPWLRVFTIFNYIAGFWSLYLVHKRMSLFGFNLHPKYKLAFLFVSALPIFYILLSVFQQYAFMAYPPTFHHHHHH
- a CDS encoding MotA/TolQ/ExbB proton channel family protein; the encoded protein is MSITEIVLKLALIGGDPVLYILLIMSIINFAIIIERFITYKTIEKNLTKFEPLELKISLEKRLGILATFGNNAPFIGLFGTVLGIIKAFHSLSTSTEFGVRVVMAGISEALVATAMGLFVAIPAVIAYNYFVRKAKFLMMVYEESKK
- a CDS encoding biopolymer transporter ExbD — protein: MKLIDENEKEISEINMIPLVDIVLVILIIFMATATFMVEGKIPLDLPKAKTGEPAKSTQKRIEITIKKDGIYFEGQKVNPEELKQKLQAVKTDENQVVALRSEKDVIFQDVVTVIDVCRQVGLEKYIIETKKE
- a CDS encoding energy transducer TonB, whose protein sequence is MNFKKEKLLVISLVLSLLIHVLLFSSFFLLKPKPKEEKEKIITVSLDEDFKKEFKPQVEEKKIIQKNEALAQSKPLPKIEEKKIAQQKETLPPPQPALKPQPEKPEPIIKPESETPKQEAQKPQEKQNTQQPTQQNPPQTQSTQQTQPTPAQTPKTESTPIDLSKGRPDQFKQPEKKEEDIDGYLKELIRYLNQQARERDLYPPIAKRLKIEGQVIIRVTINEDGTIDENSIKIVESSGYNILDKGAIEILKKLQPYKKPPKRITVEIPIVFQIIYM
- the dnaX gene encoding DNA polymerase III subunit gamma/tau, whose product is MTYEAFSRKYRPKSFKEVIGQEHVVKTLKNAVKLDRVSHAYIFSGPRGVGKTTIARILAKVLNCKNPVDYEPCNQCENCIEVDKGSFPDMYEIDAASNRGIDDIRMIRDNVGYQPIKGKYKVYIIDEAHMLTKEAFNALLKTLEEPPPRNIFILATTELYKIPETIKSRCQTFIFKPPTKEQIKNYLLRILNNEKIPYEEDAVELLAQELEGGMRDSASLLDQAVTYAEGKLTRKDVEEILGIVPYSYVQKFLRNIKELKVDENIKLIDTLEDEGYDINVFWKQLLEAIHKTLIDLALDKEDEIFSKEDLKSLIYLKTIFTKAYSEARTFFDPKQIYHLTILKTLYLDSIKKIEQLFAEGVQVVPKKEPEVVRQEIKPQEKQETKHQEETKPKEEQKQDLNKIISQIIKNEKVIAVIMKNAEIKEDENAVYIKVKSKSEEDVLRDNMSILTKYFSREIFISSPEEKKSKVKESKKDEAVEKVLELFPGSKIITYKKEDDNV
- a CDS encoding YbaB/EbfC family nucleoid-associated protein; protein product: MFNFGDLAELMKQIQSIKENAEKTKEELKNEKIVVEVGGGMVKVVSDGLGTVLDLEIDKSLLNENEYPVLKDLLIAAINEVSEKSKEAIADKISKATGLPMNMSKFGGMF